The genomic DNA GTGGCCACTAAACCTCAATTATTGTCTCAAACAGCGACGAAAGCACCGACAACTACAAAGACATCTAAAAAAGCAACGATAACAAAAAGTAAACCTGCTACGCCAAGTGTTAAAACGGCTGTAAAAACAACAAAACCGACAACTCAAACAACGACTAAAAAGAATTATTATAATCAGGCACCTAAGCGATGGCCATCTAATGTACCTGGTGGAGATAATGTGCGTGATTTCGGTCAAACGACGAAAGAATCTGGTATTGATGACGCTTTAAAAATCATGAAGAAATCAGGAAATAAAGGCGTAACGATAGAACATGCCAAAGCAAAGGATGCTAACATCGCGACTGTATATAATTGGAATCCAACCGCAAAACAATTAACGTATGGGACTGGAACAGCGATTGGGAAACATACCATTTTAACTGCGAATCATGTCGTTAATGATCAACGTGCACATAAGCCTTTAACACCATCACAACCTCAGAATATGCGTATTAATATACTACAAGAAGGTTCTAAGGTTGTGCGCACACTTGAAGTCTTTGGTGTTCAAATGCTTCAATATGGTGATGTTTCATTAGTATATACGTATGAAGATATTTCGAAGTATATGAAAGTAAGAAAGATTGCTTCCGAAAGTTCAATTCAATCAATGAAAGCAAACACACCTATTCACATGTACCATTATGGTAAGCCAACCGGTAAATATAAAAATGACCCAGCAGGCACGATGTATCACTCTAAGGGTAAATATACGATGACAGCACGTAATGTGAATCCTATTGGCTACTATCAAATGATGGCTGAGCCTGGTTCTTCTGGTGGGGCAGTCTTGAATAGTAAGAATGAAGTGATTGGTGTCCATGCCTTTCGCTTAAACTCAGGAGATTATAAAAAATACAATTTAAATACGATGGCAGAAATCAGAGGCAAATTGCGTAAAGAAATTATTGATAATATTGTGTAAAGATTCCTTAATTTAATAAATTTCAAAAAGTGAGCGGGATGACAGAAATTAAACAATGTCATATCCCGCTCTTTCTATATTTATTTGAGGTTATTTTTGTGTGTAAAACGCATCGAATACGCGGTCTAAATCCTTGTTGGCTGCGTCTAGGATTTCATTTTCAGGTAAAACAGAAGTGCCTTGTGCACGTGCAATGTAAAATTCATCAAATCCCATAATTTCTTTAAACATTTCTTTTAAATAATAATATGAGAATTCAAGTGGCGTATAGCGGTCGTCATTCGTATAGATGCCACCGCTTGCTTGTAATAATAGTGCCTTATAATCCTCTGTCATTAAGCCTACTGAACCATCGTCTGTGTATTTAAATGTTTCTCTTGCAATCATAATATTGTCGATATAATCTTTCAGTCTAGATGTGATATTGAAATTGTGAAGTGGTGTTAGAATCACAATGCGATGGTTGGCTTTGAACTGATTTAATAAGAATGCAGATGTATCAGCAATCTTCGCTTCACCATCTGATAATGACTCGCCTAAACTTTGTTTGTGCCATACGTTTAACAATTGATTGCCTTCGATACGAGGTAAATCAATGTCATATAAATTAAGTTCTTCGATTTCATTATTTGGAAATGCTGCTTCATATTTTTCTAAAAATAACTGCTTCAATTTGGCAGTATACGTTGTCTCATTATTAAAATCCGGATGTGCATTAATCAGTAGCGTCTTCATGTTATCAACAACCCCTTTAAGTGTAGTAGCGTTATTATATATTTTTAATATCAAAATGACTATAATTTTAAATGAATTGATCGAATTAATATAATTACGGGGTAATCATTGAACAAAAGGGGAGTTGTCGAATGCCAACCGATAAGGATTTTCATGAAACATTTTTAAATATGTTTGATTCTAGCAAGATCAAAACGAGAAGTATGATGGGGGAGTATTTGCTCTATTATGATGGCAAAGTGATAGGCGGTTTATACGATAATAGATTGTTAGTTAAAGCAACTAAATCTGCGCTTAAAGAGCTAGAAGGATATGAATTAGTATCTCCGTATCCTAATGCGAAAGAGATGATATGTATACCTAATATGAGTGATATCGAAGACATAGAAGCTTTATTTGTGGGCATAAAGAATGATTTACATAAATAAAATTTGGTGGGAGTGGGACAGAATTCTTTTTAAATTCGTCGTCCCACTCCCAGCTTGCTTAGCTTGTAGAATTTCTTGGTGAAATTCTCTTTGCTGGGGCCCCGACTCCCAACTTGCTTTGCTTGTAGAATTTCTTAGTGAAATTCTCTTTGTTGGGGCCCCGCCCGCAAGGATGACTAGAACTGAAAAAAGCTTTATTTAAGCGCCTTTTCAGTTCAGTCAGCTACTGCGAATATGTAAAGGACCATCATCATATTATTTATGTCCCAGGCGCACTTTTTTATTGTGAAATTTGATTTTGTAGGGAAGGTAGACTGCGGTCACTAACAGGGGAGTGTTCCCTCTAAGCGTTTAATTTATAATCAATACTAAAAAAGATAGTTTTATTTATTAAAATCAAATAAATATTAAATTTATCTAAATTTTTTAATTTATACTATTTTTTATGAAATGAAAGAACTGTATGATAGAGATGTAAGTGATTTCTTAATAAAGTCAAATTTTGAGGAGTTTCATATGAAAATCACAGGTTTAATTGTATTAATCGTCATCTTAGGTGTAGGTTATTTGATTATTAATGCAATTCGAAAGAAATCTCAGCAGACGTATAGCGAGGATAAATTAGACCATATCGACCATAGTGGGTATGGTAATGGGAAGTATTTTTACCAGGCACCAGGTATGATTTTAGATAAGCAATATATTCCTATTTATGGTAAAGAAAGATTATGTCATATTCCTTACTACAAGGATAATAGTCAAAAGACGAGAAGTATGTTTGGTTTGAAACCGTTACACGGCACACAAGTTAGATCCGATGACCATTCAGTTATTATTGAACGCGTCGAAGGTATGACTAATAATGCCATGTATCGAGTACTGTTAGATGGAGAAGAAATAGGTACTTTTAAAAAAGATAAAATGCTAAAAGAAGGTGGCTTCAAACGTCTATTTCCATATAGCTTTGTCAATAAGTCAAAGGAAACTTATCGCTTTGAGAATCCAGATCGATTCCATTCTACAGTGATAAAAGACGAGTACAGTCATATTATTTTATCAGCGGAACGTACGGCATTGGATTATAAAAAAAGCGAAAAAACAAATAAGCGTGGAGAACAAAACCAAATTACAGTGAATAACGATGGTAAATATCCTGATGAGTTGTGGCTAGCTCTATATATTCAAGCATGTATTACATATCAAACGTTGGATAAGCAATAAACTTCAAATTTAACATGAACAACGAGATAACAAAGGAGTAACGAATATGTTTATATTGGGAGAAGAATTGGAAACGTCGTCTAGTTCGAATATGTCACTTTTAGACTTTGTTTTTGGTCTATATGGTAAAGAATGTCTAATCTTCATTACATTAACCGTTTTATATGTATTAATCATGAAACTAACAAGCACAATCATCTATCGTAAGTCTAAATCATTAGATATATATGATAAGGTAGCGGCTAAACTAGATGGTCCTATCAAATATTTATTCATTTTAGTATTTATTATATTAATTACATTAGGTGTATTTCAGATTTTTAGTTATTACTTGGTAGCGTCAGGGTTCTTTTGGGTTATTTTATTTACTGTTGGCTTAGCGCTCATATTTATTTTATTCCCGTACTTTATCATTTTCTTACCTTTCTTCAAACGTAATAAGTACTGGGGTTTAGGAAAAATAATTCCCTGGGCAATTATTTTTGGAGGAACCTCAACTTACGGTGCTGTCATTATGTTAGATACAAATACGAAGATGTACACTGACGAAGGTGCCTCAGGGTATGTGAGAGGCAGTTTATTGTTTAAAGAATTAGGTGGCTTTTCTTTAATTTTAGCGTCACTCATTGGTGTTGCTATGATTGTAATCAAAATCATTGCCACGAAATATACGCGCAATCAAGCTCAACAAGCTAAAGAAAATATTACCAACGAAGTGTCTAATGAAGATGACGGAGATGTGTTTTAAGTACTAAAAAACACTCTAATTAAAAAGACGTAGCATTATGACATCTATACACACGGTGTCAATGTCAGTGCTACGTCTCGTTTTATATTCAAAAAATTACTTTTCAGCCAAGTACTTCACTGCGACGTCTTTATAAATATCGATATATTTAAGATACATATCCTTTTCAATATATTCATCTACTTGATGTGCCATTATGGTGATGCCAGGACCGACAATAGCTAAATCAACATTGTTTAGATTATCGCCTAATAGACTTGAAGCATCTGTAGTACCAATGAATGCTGCAACAAAAACATCTTCTTTATTGACGTAATGAGGTGCGACTTCAGTAATCACTTTAATCAAAGTACTATCTTTATCGCTAGTAACTGGCCGATGATTACTTACAATTTCAAAAGACAATGCGTCACGATTTACTTCATCAATTGTTTGTTGGAATAAATCTGTAACAAAGTCATTGTTATATTCAGGAACTGGGCGCACATTGTATTCAATAGAGGCTTCTTCTGGGACAGAGTTAAATTGTTTGCCACCATTAATAATAGAACCCATCATCGTAAATCCAGATGCGAAGTTCTCTTCTTCTTCGCTTAATGACCCTTGCATAAATTTATTAACCATAGGCGCAACATCTAATTCATGCTTTAAGTCGTTCTTTTTAATGTCGTCATATTTTGAATGTAATTGATTTATAAATTGAACTAGCGTGTCTATAGCGTTTTTCCCGAGAAATGGCATTGAACTGTGTGCAGCAACACCTGTGGCAGTGACTTTACATGCCATTGACCCTTTATGAGCATAGAACACGCCATTGTCTGTAGGTTCCCCAATCATTAAGCCATCAAGATCATCTAAATAGCCTTCTTCAGCAAATAATTTGGCACCTTCTTGTTCCTTCTCTTCGCCTGCGGTTGCGAGTAAACGTATAGTGCCACTAGGCATATGGTCAGCCATTTTTAATTCAATGAGTGCGATGACCATGCCCATTAAGGCACCTTTCATGTCTGTCGTACCTCGACCGTATAGTCTGCCATCCTGTTCCGTCAATTCGAAGGGTGGATAGGTCCATTTATCATGACGTCCGGCGTCTACAACATCCATATGGCCACTCATTGCGAGTATAGGTGAGCCACTCCCTATTTCGGCCACTAAATTAGCTCTTGTCTCGCTTACTTTTAGGATTTTAGAAGGGATGTCGTAGTGCGCTAATAGATTTTTTAAATAATGACACACTTCGATTTCATTATCATTTTCCGATTGAATTTTAATCACATCTGCTAATAACTTAATTTTTTCTTCTTCTTGAAAAGTACGCACAAGTTTCACGACCTTATTTAAGTAGTTTTAAATACTATTTATACCAAATGTGTAATATTTAAA from Staphylococcus taiwanensis includes the following:
- a CDS encoding trypsin-like peptidase domain-containing protein, translating into MRVIAMLLMTVCLSFLFQMNEANASTQQGVVGATSSHQNGVKTQTKDATISQNKVVTVKPQTNHTLANQATSMPQNKTQLSKQPCTNSNRVKPNEIKNQHTVKAVGTHFSKQKPTQHYQVSLNKRVATTQVNKQKSSKVARNVAPTKVTSHKITKKPQHVATKPQLLSQTATKAPTTTKTSKKATITKSKPATPSVKTAVKTTKPTTQTTTKKNYYNQAPKRWPSNVPGGDNVRDFGQTTKESGIDDALKIMKKSGNKGVTIEHAKAKDANIATVYNWNPTAKQLTYGTGTAIGKHTILTANHVVNDQRAHKPLTPSQPQNMRINILQEGSKVVRTLEVFGVQMLQYGDVSLVYTYEDISKYMKVRKIASESSIQSMKANTPIHMYHYGKPTGKYKNDPAGTMYHSKGKYTMTARNVNPIGYYQMMAEPGSSGGAVLNSKNEVIGVHAFRLNSGDYKKYNLNTMAEIRGKLRKEIIDNIV
- a CDS encoding ArgE/DapE family deacylase; translation: MRTFQEEEKIKLLADVIKIQSENDNEIEVCHYLKNLLAHYDIPSKILKVSETRANLVAEIGSGSPILAMSGHMDVVDAGRHDKWTYPPFELTEQDGRLYGRGTTDMKGALMGMVIALIELKMADHMPSGTIRLLATAGEEKEQEGAKLFAEEGYLDDLDGLMIGEPTDNGVFYAHKGSMACKVTATGVAAHSSMPFLGKNAIDTLVQFINQLHSKYDDIKKNDLKHELDVAPMVNKFMQGSLSEEEENFASGFTMMGSIINGGKQFNSVPEEASIEYNVRPVPEYNNDFVTDLFQQTIDEVNRDALSFEIVSNHRPVTSDKDSTLIKVITEVAPHYVNKEDVFVAAFIGTTDASSLLGDNLNNVDLAIVGPGITIMAHQVDEYIEKDMYLKYIDIYKDVAVKYLAEK
- a CDS encoding TfoX/Sxy family protein, which encodes MPTDKDFHETFLNMFDSSKIKTRSMMGEYLLYYDGKVIGGLYDNRLLVKATKSALKELEGYELVSPYPNAKEMICIPNMSDIEDIEALFVGIKNDLHK
- a CDS encoding NAD(P)H-dependent oxidoreductase gives rise to the protein MKTLLINAHPDFNNETTYTAKLKQLFLEKYEAAFPNNEIEELNLYDIDLPRIEGNQLLNVWHKQSLGESLSDGEAKIADTSAFLLNQFKANHRIVILTPLHNFNITSRLKDYIDNIMIARETFKYTDDGSVGLMTEDYKALLLQASGGIYTNDDRYTPLEFSYYYLKEMFKEIMGFDEFYIARAQGTSVLPENEILDAANKDLDRVFDAFYTQK